From Paludisphaera rhizosphaerae, the proteins below share one genomic window:
- a CDS encoding cupin domain-containing protein gives MTNCEIAATLREPSMENLYNPPPRGEGEFVETLAATGTTRIERIVSHGETSPEGFWYDQDDHEFVAVLQGSARLRFQTPDEEVTMGPGDHLTIAAHRRHRIEWTTPDGPTVWLAVFFAVENSVV, from the coding sequence ATGACGAACTGCGAAATCGCTGCGACTTTGAGGGAGCCGAGCATGGAGAATCTCTACAACCCGCCGCCGAGAGGCGAGGGCGAGTTCGTCGAGACGCTCGCCGCGACGGGTACAACGCGGATCGAGCGGATCGTGTCGCACGGCGAGACCTCGCCCGAGGGGTTCTGGTACGACCAGGACGACCACGAGTTCGTGGCCGTCCTTCAAGGTTCCGCGCGGTTGCGGTTCCAGACGCCCGACGAGGAGGTGACGATGGGACCGGGCGACCATCTCACGATCGCCGCTCATCGGAGGCACCGGATCGAGTGGACGACTCCCGACGGCCCCACCGTCTGGCTGGCCGTCTTCTTCGCCGTCGAGAACAGCGTCGTTTGA